The Rhododendron vialii isolate Sample 1 chromosome 5a, ASM3025357v1 genome contains a region encoding:
- the LOC131325255 gene encoding probable transcription factor At3g04930 — translation MASEEDHTVYPEDDDVLDDDDDDESEDDDVLDDDEDDDDDDTSSSNLAASQVTIAVPGLPKPDPSTPTAPHGSAGFLPPDPTRPRVDDVAIFTTPAAVAAEEKKPIAALDDSRKLFQRLWTDEDEIELLQGFLDYSTQRGIGGANSSHHHHDTAAFYDQIKSKLQLEFNKNQLVEKLRRLKKKYRNALSKMESGKEFVFKSPHDQAAFDISKKIWSNDAVRGGGGFDVDDSNPNPSPISVNLISFANQSNNNNNGVNNTGGLEKKVARPRKRARGGGVKIEENRLEFNTQPVRLAAPPVAAAATSIPNLIEETVRSCLSPLFKELLQSATNGAACGGGGLRGFGGVAMAAMSPVPLSFGGLNLSGIGGGGSDIATDERWRKQQILELEVYSKRLELVQDQIKSALAELRSTGS, via the coding sequence ATGGCTTCCGAAGAAGACCACACCGTCTACCCCGAAGACGACGACGTCctggacgacgacgacgatgacgagAGCGAAGACGACGACGTTCTGGACGACGACGAAgacgatgacgacgacgacACCTCCTCCTCCAACCTCGCCGCCTCCCAGGTCACCATCGCCGTCCCGGGCCTCCCCAAACCTGATCCCTCCACCCCCACCGCGCCGCACGGATCCGCCGGGTTCCTCCCCCCCGACCCCACGCGCCCGCGCGTGGACGATGTCGCCATCTTTACAACCCCCGCCGCCGTCGCCGCGGAGGAGAAGAAGCCGATCGCCGCGCTGGACGACTCGCGCAAGCTGTTCCAGCGCCTCTGGACCGACGAGGACGAGATCGAGCTCTTGCAAGGGTTCTTGGATTACTCCACCCAGCGCGGGATCGGAGGGGCGAATTCGTCGCACCATCACCACGACACGGCGGCGTTCTACGACCAGATCAAGAGCAAACTCCAGCTCGAGTTTAATAAGAACCAGTTGGTCGAGAAGCTGAGGCGGCTCAAGAAGAAGTACCGCAACGCGCTGAGCAAGATGGAATCGGGCaaagagtttgtttttaaaAGCCCTCACGATCAGGCCGCGTTCGACATCTCTAAGAAGATCTGGAGCAACGACGCCGTTCGCGGCGGCGGTGGATTTGACGTGGATGATTCGAACCCTAACCCTAGCCCGATAAGCGTTAACCTAATTTCCTTTGCGAATCagagcaacaacaacaacaacggcGTTAATAATACCGGTGGATTGGAGAAGAAGGTGGCGAGGCCGAGGAAGCGAGCGAGAGGAGGAGGGGTGAAAATTGAGGAGAACAGGCTGGAGTTTAACACGCAGCCTGTTCGACTGGCGGCGCCGCCTGTCGCGGCGGCAGCTACATCGATTCCGAATTTGATAGAGGAGACGGTGAGGAGCTGTTTGTCCCCGTTGTTCAAGGAGTTGCTTCAGAGCGCGACGAATGGGGCAgcgtgtggtggtggtggtttgagGGGGTTTGGAGGGGTTGCAATGGCGGCGATGAGTCCGGTGCCATTGAGTTTCGGGGGATTGAATTTGAGTGGTATTGGTGGCGGTGGTAGTGATATTGCAACGGATGAGAGATGGAGGAAGCAACAGATATTGGAGTTGGAGGTGTATTCAAAGCGGTTGGAGTTGGTGCAGGATCAGATTAAGTCGGCTTTGGCGGAGCTGAGGTCGACAGGGAGTTGA
- the LOC131325256 gene encoding guanosine deaminase isoform X2 — protein sequence MVLKNTDPTAHAEVTAIREACKKLNQIELSDCEIYASCEPCPMCFGAIHLSRIKRLVYGAKAEAAIAIGFDDFIADALRGTGFYQKAHLEIKRADGNGAIIAEQVFEKTKAKFHMY from the exons ATGGTATTGAAAAACACTGACCCAACGGCTCATGCTGAGGTTACAGCAATAAGAGAG GCATGTAAAAAGCTCAATCAGATTGAGCTCTCCGACTGCGAAATATATGCCTCTTGCGAACCTTGTCCGATGTGCTTTGGGGCCATCCATCTATCGAGAATAAAG AGGTTGGTTTATGGAGCCAAAGCTGAAGCAGCTATAGCTATTGGGTTTGATGATTTCATAGCAGATGCATTAAGGGGTACTGGGTTTTACCAGAAGGCTCACTTGGAGATCAAAAGAGCTGATGGTAATGGGGCTATCATTGCTGAGCAAGtatttgagaaaacaaaagccAAGTTCCATATGTATTAA